A section of the Chelmon rostratus isolate fCheRos1 chromosome 16, fCheRos1.pri, whole genome shotgun sequence genome encodes:
- the LOC121619974 gene encoding uncharacterized protein LOC121619974: protein MSSLVLLLATLGLLVQGSSGQITVTQSPESQSVVPGQTVSIRCKTSSNVGSYLHWYLQKPGEAPKLLIYSASSRQSGVPDRFRGSGSRTDFTLTISGVQAEDSGVYYCQQGYSSFTHVSERGVWEPWVASQVTEPTFPHWSAGSLRDRVQSEGKPLLARHMSVAFPCRSSSLEGGSTVRKNMTLIGVLIWTLLCCCFTESRGQITVTQPGAVRSALGESVTINCKTSPEVYGGSYLHWYQQKDGETPKLLIYVANSRASGIPGRFTGSGSNTDFTLTISGVQTEDAAVYYCQSFHYINSQWLFTQ from the exons atgagctcactggttctactgctggccaccctggggctcctggttcagg gttcgTCAGGACAAATCACTGTGACGCagtctcctgaatctcagtctgttgttccaggacagactgtctccatcagatgcAAAACCAGTTCAAATGTGGGTAGCTATCTCCACTGgtaccttcagaaacctggagaagctcctAAACTCCTGATTTATTCAGCTTCAAGCCGTCAGTCTGGAGTTCCAGATCGTTTCCGTGGAAGTGGATCTaggactgacttcactctgaccatcagtggagttcaggctgaagattcaggagtttactactgtcagcagGGATACAGCTcgttcacaca CGTCTCTGAGAGAGGAGTCTGGGAGCCCTGGGTGGCCTCGCAGGTCACAGAGCCCACCTTCCCCCACTGGTCTGCAGGgagcctcagg GACAGAGTCCAGTCTGAGGGGAAGCCCTTGTTGGCCAGACACATGAGCGTGGCCTTCCCCTGCCGCAGCTCCTCActggaggggggcagcaccGTCAGG aaaaacatgactctgatcggcgtcctcatctggactctcctctgctgctgcttcacag agtccagaggccagatcacagtgactcagcctGGAGCAGTGAGGTCTGCTCTGGGAGAGTCCGTCACCATCAACTGTAAGACCAGTCCAGAGGTTTATGGTGGGAGCTATTTACACTGGTaccaacagaaagatggagaaactcCTAAACTGCTCATTTACGTTGCCAACAGCCGAGCATCAGGGATTCCAGGTCGTTTTACAGGCAGTggatcaaacactgacttcactctgaccatcagtggagtccagactgaagatgcagcagtttactactgtcagagtTTTCATTATATCAACAGTCAGTggttgttcacacagtga